One window from the genome of Candidatus Didemnitutus sp. encodes:
- a CDS encoding amidohydrolase, translating to MFRLPLAVLALVAIAGAQPVDLLIVRGNLYTLDPAQPRATALAVRDGRIVFVGDDAGADKFRAAARRVLDLHGATAVPGLNDAHLHLAGIGERELSFNLEGTTGIPDLQRRLAERVAATEAKHWIVGRGWIETHWQPAAFPTRQQLDAVSPAHPVVLERADGHAVVANSVALRLAGVTRDTPNPSGGEILRDAADEPTGMLVDRAMALVLRLVPPATPAEVERQLVVGAEREARLGWTGIQIAGNSYAESEIVRRLVAEGRIKLRVYDAVSGADGSGEKLLAAGPVLAESAGRFTRRGVKLYIDGALGSRGAALLAPYADSPHSSGLLMQEEAKLMPLLQAALRRGIQIETHAIGDRGNRTMLDWYEKAFAAVPMAERAVKEPRWRIEHAQIIAPADLPRFASLGVIASMQPSHAIGDFYFAPKRLGRERLAGAYAWQSLLRSGAHFAAGSDAPVERGEPMIEFYAAVARRSLDGFADADWHLEERLTREQALHALTLGAAYAAFEEEERGSLAVGKWADLTVLSADIMRIPEPEILKTRCVHTIVGGEIVYSAP from the coding sequence ATGTTCCGCCTGCCCCTGGCCGTCCTCGCCCTCGTCGCGATCGCCGGTGCCCAACCGGTCGACCTGCTCATCGTCCGCGGCAATCTCTACACGCTCGATCCCGCGCAGCCCCGCGCCACCGCACTGGCCGTCCGCGACGGCCGCATCGTCTTTGTCGGCGACGACGCGGGCGCCGACAAATTCCGCGCCGCGGCCCGGCGCGTGCTCGATCTCCATGGCGCCACCGCCGTCCCGGGCCTGAACGACGCGCATCTCCATCTCGCCGGCATCGGCGAGCGCGAGCTCTCCTTCAATCTCGAGGGCACTACCGGCATCCCCGACCTCCAGCGCCGCCTCGCCGAACGCGTCGCCGCCACCGAGGCGAAACACTGGATCGTCGGACGCGGCTGGATCGAGACGCACTGGCAACCCGCGGCCTTTCCCACGCGCCAGCAACTCGACGCGGTTTCGCCCGCTCACCCGGTCGTGCTCGAGCGCGCGGACGGTCACGCCGTCGTCGCGAACTCCGTCGCGCTGCGGCTTGCCGGCGTCACGCGCGACACGCCCAATCCGTCCGGCGGCGAGATCCTTCGCGACGCCGCGGACGAGCCCACCGGCATGCTCGTCGATCGCGCCATGGCGCTCGTCCTGCGCCTCGTGCCGCCCGCGACACCCGCCGAGGTGGAGCGCCAGCTGGTCGTCGGCGCCGAGCGCGAGGCACGCCTCGGCTGGACCGGCATTCAGATCGCCGGCAACAGCTACGCGGAATCGGAGATCGTGCGCAGGCTGGTCGCCGAAGGCCGGATCAAGTTGCGCGTCTACGACGCCGTCAGCGGCGCCGACGGCAGCGGGGAAAAACTCCTCGCGGCCGGCCCGGTGCTCGCCGAAAGCGCCGGCCGCTTCACGCGGCGCGGCGTGAAACTCTACATCGACGGCGCACTCGGCTCGCGCGGCGCGGCACTGCTCGCGCCCTATGCGGATTCCCCGCATTCGAGCGGATTGCTCATGCAGGAGGAGGCGAAGCTGATGCCGTTGCTCCAGGCGGCGCTGCGCCGTGGCATCCAAATCGAGACGCACGCCATCGGCGACCGCGGCAATCGCACCATGCTCGATTGGTATGAAAAAGCCTTCGCGGCCGTGCCGATGGCCGAGCGCGCGGTCAAGGAGCCGCGCTGGCGCATCGAGCACGCGCAGATCATCGCGCCGGCGGACCTGCCGCGCTTCGCGTCGCTGGGCGTCATCGCGTCGATGCAGCCGTCCCATGCCATCGGCGATTTCTATTTTGCGCCGAAGCGACTCGGGCGCGAGCGGCTCGCCGGAGCTTATGCCTGGCAGTCGCTGCTCCGGAGCGGTGCGCACTTCGCGGCTGGGTCCGACGCGCCCGTCGAGCGCGGCGAGCCGATGATCGAATTCTACGCCGCCGTGGCGCGGCGCTCGCTGGATGGCTTCGCCGATGCGGACTGGCATCTCGAGGAGCGGCTCACGCGCGAGCAGGCGCTGCACGCGCTGACGCTCGGCGCGGCCTACGCCGCGTTCGAAGAGGAGGAGCGCGGCAGCCTCGCCGTCGGCAAGTGGGCGGACCTCACCGTGCTCTCCGCCGACATCATGCGGATCCCCGAGCCGGAGATCCTGAAGACGCGCTGCGTGCACACGATCGTTGGCGGCGAGATCGTCTACTCCGCGCCGTGA